One window of Herpetosiphon gulosus genomic DNA carries:
- a CDS encoding SMP-30/gluconolactonase/LRE family protein: MAQIYLLMLLICVSLTSCGSTVAPTATVVPSATSVSQAEVTATVAPTLEPTTAPIVTITAPITLSEGFAQPEGMLHNQLSDLYLVSNINGTPFGRDDNGYISQINPDGTLKQAKWIDGATAEVELNAPKGMAIANDTLYVSDLDSVRLFDAVSGEVKGTIAISGSSFLNDVVARDDGTVFVSDMGINEAFGSTGTAAIYQIDPAGNVSLAVKLANGNPNGLAITADGRLLVCRYDTTEEIFELTADGTLQTYRKASASQHDGLVVLADQSLLVSVWRTGNIHQLMADGSESIMYYGTTGAPADINVDHQRGVVLMPLIMTNQVALWPLAN, encoded by the coding sequence ATGGCTCAGATCTATCTATTAATGCTGCTTATCTGTGTGAGTTTAACGAGTTGTGGGAGCACCGTCGCCCCGACTGCAACCGTTGTGCCAAGCGCAACTAGCGTTAGCCAAGCTGAAGTAACTGCAACTGTTGCCCCAACGCTGGAGCCAACAACTGCCCCAATTGTGACAATCACTGCGCCTATTACCTTGAGCGAAGGTTTTGCCCAGCCAGAAGGCATGTTGCACAATCAACTCAGCGATCTGTATCTGGTTTCAAATATTAATGGTACACCATTTGGCCGCGATGATAACGGCTATATTTCGCAAATTAACCCCGATGGCACGCTTAAACAAGCCAAATGGATCGATGGTGCGACTGCTGAGGTTGAATTGAACGCGCCCAAAGGCATGGCGATTGCCAACGATACCCTATATGTGTCCGATCTGGATAGTGTGCGCTTGTTCGATGCGGTTTCGGGCGAGGTCAAAGGCACAATCGCGATCAGTGGCAGCAGCTTTTTAAATGATGTTGTGGCGCGGGATGATGGAACGGTCTTTGTCAGCGATATGGGGATTAACGAGGCATTTGGCAGCACTGGCACGGCGGCGATTTATCAAATTGACCCTGCTGGTAATGTTTCGCTGGCGGTCAAATTAGCCAATGGTAACCCCAATGGCTTGGCAATAACTGCTGATGGCAGGCTGTTGGTTTGTCGTTACGATACTACCGAAGAGATTTTTGAACTGACTGCTGATGGTACATTGCAGACTTATCGCAAGGCCAGTGCTAGCCAACACGATGGCTTGGTGGTGTTAGCCGATCAAAGTTTGTTGGTTTCGGTTTGGCGCACAGGCAATATCCATCAATTAATGGCTGATGGCAGCGAAAGCATCATGTACTATGGCACGACTGGCGCTCCCGCCGATATTAATGTCGATCACCAGCGTGGGGTTGTGTTGATGCCCTTGATTATGACCAACCAAGTAGCGTTATGGCCGTTAGCTAATTAA